TGGCATCCTTGATTCCTCCACCGAGCACGtccagctcattgaaatgattaatcattccaagcacgtgctcgcgcacagacgaaccttccgtcatctttgaagacatgagtttcctcatgagttcaaaacggactgatcggtctgattccccaaagagctcctcgaggttccttataattgcagccgcagtctccaacgactgatgttgcagctgcaacgcagaagacatagtggtcataatataagctTTCGCCATATTATTCGCCCTATGCCACCGCTTATGGGCCTCCCTTTGCTCTTCGGAAGACCGAGTAGTAAGGTTCGCGGGAgcgggagtagtaagcacaaacttatactcctccgcgtctaggacaaatctcagattgcgcttccattccgaaaaattcggaccagtaagcggcttagcagataaaacattcaaaagcgAGGTAATAGTCATATCTGAAATATTAAACAAACAAATGCAAATAAGAAAACACGTTATTGCATAAAGATTCgtagcaataatattgtaaccttttgataaaacaatattattgaaacctccgttagcccaatcgaattacacgcaagccacgttcgtgtggacgtttacgcgctcttcgtttgaccagacacccagtctttggtctcattccattttcaacttatccttatgaaaaaaatgggaccaataaacggaccttgtctagaccacgcaatttcaagaagggactccgttggggagttgtacttgaaataaacgcctaagctatgaccacagtttagtcaactttatgactatcttttattttaaccccttctagaataatccatgaaagactaacccgtgcaagccacgttcgtgtggacgtttacacgagaagctcccactattctcaaggttaaaataattaattttaatcatttcTAGAATAATTCGcagaaattaatacatgcaagtcacgatagtgtgaacgtttacatgcaaaaactcccacttattcacaagattaaaatattttttaatttagaagtttaaccgacaaaagctgcaaattaataacgagtgcaagccacgttcgtgtggacgtttacaccaattatcaatttactttgtcttaaaccaactgtggaggtctatatcaattttatttaaaaaattgaattatccgctaagtcttttacttcaaaaggtttacaggttaaatcacgttgacacggaaaacctaagcatgTATTTCTATAACACATgtaataaaacatgctcgcttgaaattctaaaacatgcttagagAAAACGTGATAACACCTAGCATGATATACTATGCGCATTTAAAACCACATAGAGCAAAAAACATCATGCTATTAAAACACCTTAACGGTGATTAAATTCCACGACATAAAAGAAACCCGACAAAAAAAAATGTCGTCTTATCGTGGAAACCTGGAACCTGTTCTTCCCTGCCTATTTTATtacaaatgaataaaataagggaaattaaattctaatctattacataatAGATTTCTTCGTCTTTTGGCAAGTCTCGTCGTCCGCGAAACACTCCATCCATTAAGTagcccaaattaaataaaagatcccaaattaattaaatcaaagaggctcaaattaattaaataaaagagcCCAAATTAATAagctcaaattaatttaattaaataggcccaacttaatttaattaaataggtccaatatatttaatttaagaggCCCAAAAGAGAGCCCAATGGAATTAAATCATAGAAGTCCAAAAGATAGGCCCaattcgtcaatctgttgctgaacaggtcagccaacttcaacgctccgtttgacccctcaaacgaactccaatcgtattttatgcagaaatacgacttcttcgtctttgaaagagctttccgtggccacttgtttcacctcaatcggacttctgtagaggaagttatagcTGTTCTtcggaaactgccagaacttgatttcctgcgagaGGCACGGCGGCACCGGCTGAATTCCGGCACCGGGCGACCAGCGGGAGCCCGGAATTTCTGTGCTTCTCCATTTTGCATTCTATCACCCTCTGTTCTTGATTTCTATTGTTCTCCAATAGATAAACCAACAAAGAAAAAATACAAatggaaatcctaatctaatcaCGCATAGCTTGTCGTGATTTTAAGATTACAGGCCAAGATCgacaaatcaaataaatgatCCACGATAAGACGACGAACAATATACAAAACCTGCATATTGATATAGCAAAGTTCTACCAAGATCTAATGGTTTTACTACTCATTAATCCGATAGAGCCGAAATGTCCGGaccttggctctgataccaattgaaggaaccatattttgatatacggttcgtgtgcccacgatccatttcggatatctaacaagtacatacaaaaaccataatcctacaaggtagtaaaagaagtatacctgcgaaacgagaagtgatcgactccagagttgatcttccgaattgttcccacggcaaaattcgacgttggatggcaacgatcttcgaatcctatctcaactccaatgaacaaacactctcaatctctttctttctcaatttctctctttctcaaaattATGTCTAATTGCTACGTGATTgttcattcttaagaatgatatcacatattattcttatcttttacttttgattaaaaatagcaaaagataagaataatagcaattattatgtttgccattttacttttgattaaaatagcaaaagataagaataatagcaattattatgtttgccattttacttttgattaaaatagcaaaagataataataataacaattattaatgagaaagaatctagagataatgaattgtttgtccacttgagatttaagccttaatttgggccaatcggggatctactagctcgaataaagtttggcctcccagtgctcgatttttcttattcagcccagaatataaatcgagacactagtattaatttattccactagaaaattaatactgaattacctctttattctttaggtgagtcggggctagtattagacttaattaatctccgtgtttaagatatcgaatatccattaattaattaattcctctgacgatcaattaattaattaattagtcgtttaattataaacgacatctcgagtgctaccacttaaacttattatcgtatcggaactaattccacctgcagggtttaatacgataaacttattaagttcctcgagaggatattatcatcctgttattagcaggacacggatccttattgcaatataatcgcatgtcaaataataattgctatcacccaaagtatcgagtatattgagcttcaagagaactctcacccatgataaatcaaagcaatagtcaatctattattcacaccgattaatccaactaaggttaagactatttaagtcgccgagatcttgattcttaattagtcagaatataagaattcatctcactgtgatcctgttcaatacacgaaggtactagcataaataaatagccaagacaaactatttatccatttatgctacaatctaaaccagcaactcgtccatagttgcctcgattgtgaactcaatttatatctcaactttttccaattatatgatcttctgtgatctacaacacaccatataatctatagtatgagataaattggactataataggattatgcaataacaatatttcagatagaagaatcacagtgaactaaggaatcaatgtatacaagcataaagtcttgctttcagtatacaacccttcacaGGTATCTGAAGAGTTGTTGCTGCTAGTTCCAGACAACATGGGACACATTACGAGTCAACAACCACATCATCAGAGTAGGTCAAGAGATTGCACCTGCAGAGGCACAAAAAAGAATTTAACATGTGATTGTAAGACATGTGCCAGCTATGAAAAGAGCATTAGTAGTTTAAGCCATGGGAAGAACCATGGCAACTTTTTTTCTGGATACTGCCAAGGGTAccataaatatatatttggaGAACCTTTTCACGACGATGTGATATGAAAGTTTCAATCTTAGGTAGAAGATCTCTAAACTCCACCCACGAAGTTAGAAGGAATGCATGGGAAGGAGAAAAAACGTAAACGCTCAAGAGACCCACTGTTTAACTTCCATCAGAATTtgataaattctttttctttctcttatgCTTAGGTTTCATGGCATCCAATAATGTCTTGGCTTTGTTTTTCTCTTCTCCAGCTCGAGCTGCCACCGATAATGAAGGTGATGCATCTGCATCTCTAAGGGATTGATCCATTACATTCAACTGTTGCTGTTCAGGTGGCATTGCATCCATCTTCTGATCTGGTGATGCTATAGCTGCAAAATATGAAATGATTTATACCTCTAATATACAAAACAAGGATCAAACAAAATAAAGTGCCCAGATACAAAGTGTCAAACTAGCCCTCTAGGTCGCTAGGTTAAACAACTTGAAGATAAGGGGAAAATGATTACAGTATCTGCACGTGCAGATCTGGAACCTGAAAAACTAGCTCAAAACAAACAGATCCATCTAACAGCAGGCTCATGCCCAGATGAAATATAAAACTATAGAAACTAAGAACGAAAATTAccagaaattaaaaatatagaacCACAAATAATTGAAGAACAAAAATTGAAGGACTTATGTGTTTAGAAAACAGATAACTATAATAGATTTGGGAGAGTGAGGAACTTGGGTGCCCGAAAATAAGAAAATTCATACTCTTGTACAACGAGAAATATGACACAACAAAATACCTTGTGTAGCCAGACTTGCTTTCAATTCATCAGCATCAGCAACCTTGGAGTATGGATCCCTGTACGCAAAAATAACATACAAGCATCAAGAACATGCATGTGATTAATAATTCAGAGTCCAGACCAAGCATACAGAGATGTATTTTGAGGACTTGGAGATATAGATTCCTCAATAGCAACTATAAATTGGACAACATATTCACTAATTTGACAATTTTGCAGTCTGTGCAGGCACCCATTCGCTTGGTGTAACACTTTATTGGCATCATTGATTTAGCAGTTAGCAGCATAACAAACATAAAAAAGGCTTTTCATATATGTGcacatattcatatataattacCCCATGCACAAACAAACTCATACAATAATATCTAAACATAAAAAAGGCTTTTCATTGTAAGAGCAATTTCACTCACTGACAGTCATTAGAATAAGTATTTACCAACTAGATGGTCCACCAATGACGGCTTTATGTTTGCTGTCTCTCAAACTTCTTTCATCTTTCTTTGATGAGTGGCTCTCAATTTCCATGTCATCACTTTGTCTGGCACTTGTTTTCTCTATTTTCAGTTCAGGCTTCTCCATGTCCTTCGATATATCAACTGAATCAGGgtgtctttttatttttttcaaatctcTTTTTGTTTTATATGATTCGACCTGCAGAACAGAAAAATAATTGCAAATACTCCTTAACTTAGCCAGGTTATATAGTACATTATGAGATAGAAACAAGTAAAATAAGTGCCAGCAACTGCTCAAGCATGTGTACTGACAGCTTTTCTAATTTTTCCAGTAATATCAGCAGCCTTCACAGATGCGATCCGCAAGCATTGCATAACAACACTTTGCATCACACCTTCTCCTCCAGCTTTTTGAATAGCACAGACATCACCATTTGTGTTCAAAGTAGCAGTCAGTTTTCCACCCATAACAGCTTCTTCGAAGTGCGATGGGTCAACAATCTAGCAACACACGTAACAAAGAGGAGTAGTGTGTCAGAAACATAACCAATCAAATATGAGATAACAAACATGCGAAcacaaaggaaaaagactcaTGTTTATGATATGCTTACCACTCTGCTCTCGTTACCAATAAATGCAAATGTTACTGCTACAGGGAGATGGTGTACAATCAATGGTAAGGGTTCTCTGACCTGCCATAGCaccaaaaatgaaaattgaagtTCAATATCTAAGTTTCTTGACAGGGCTGCCAGTCGAAATAAACAGTTTAGCACCCATCAAAACCCCCCTCTTATTGGTAAGAGAGGCAAGGTGAGAAATCTATTAACTTAGAAACATAATAATGGCCTAAAGTACATATAACACATGCCATGTAGCAGAGCAAGCATTTCATCTAGCAGGAGGAAATTGATTATCCGAGACCCCGTATAATCTAAGAGTCTTCATCAATTGCAAAATAGTGAGGTGAAATCCATTACACCAGAACCAAAATATTCGAGAATCGAGATCATCTACAAAAGGGAGGGAACATACTTCTGGCGGATGAATTATAACTGCCTGACCATCTTCTCCTCCCAGTGTGCACTCTGGCCTTCTGAATGTCAACAGCGCAGCCAAGGCTGCAATATTTGCGGCATCAACAAGATTCCTATTTTCAAGGAAAAGAGAGATGCCAATAAAATTGTCAATACGGGCCAGCAGAACCACGTAAATCATCTATTTGAATTAAAACATACATGCACAATTTACCCGCCATTGTCTAGAATGTGAAGATCGATACGGATGGACCACACCCATTTCCCCGCAACAACACAAAGTGATTCTGTGTCAATTGCCCTACTTTCCCTGTAAAGAACTTTTTATTGATTCAGCAAGAACCAA
The genomic region above belongs to Salvia miltiorrhiza cultivar Shanhuang (shh) chromosome 5, IMPLAD_Smil_shh, whole genome shotgun sequence and contains:
- the LOC130986149 gene encoding exosome complex component RRP45A-like yields the protein MEQRLPNSWRMTVNDKNFIQTALLSDLRTDGRGPFDYRNLTIQFGSEDGSSEVQLGQTRVMGFVTSQLVQPYRDRPNEGTLAIFTEFSPMADPSFEVGRTGESAVELGRIVDRGLRESRAIDTESLCVVAGKWVWSIRIDLHILDNGGNLVDAANIAALAALLTFRRPECTLGGEDGQAVIIHPPEVREPLPLIVHHLPVAVTFAFIGNESRVIVDPSHFEEAVMGGKLTATLNTNGDVCAIQKAGGEGVMQSVVMQCLRIASVKAADITGKIRKAVESYKTKRDLKKIKRHPDSVDISKDMEKPELKIEKTSARQSDDMEIESHSSKKDERSLRDSKHKAVIGGPSSWDPYSKVADADELKASLATQAIASPDQKMDAMPPEQQQLNVMDQSLRDADASPSLSVAARAGEEKNKAKTLLDAMKPKHKRKKKNLSNSDGS